A region of Channa argus isolate prfri chromosome 8, Channa argus male v1.0, whole genome shotgun sequence DNA encodes the following proteins:
- the ano8b gene encoding anoctamin-8 isoform X3, with product MLENVLQKGREAWNQIKLFQPLYKLFGKRLLQAGRHIMSHKSWMKTVPTENCDVLMTFADTTDDHTLLWLLNHIRLGIPELIIQIRHHKHTQVYAFFVTATYENLLRGAEEMGLRKAVKPEFGGGTRSFSCEEDYIYENIESELCFFTSQERQSIIKYWLDNLRAKHGEVLHNIYFLEGQAIIPELSARGVIQQVFPLHEQRILSQLMKSWVQAVCEKQPLDDICDYFGVKIAMYFAWLGFYTTSMLYPAVIGFVLWMLTESDQTSRDICCVVFALFNVVWATLFLERWKRRGAELAYKWGTLDTPAESLEEPRPQFRGIKRCSPITGCEEFYYPPWRRRVFRWLVSLPICILCLCFVFLVMLICFELQEFVMGIKEMPRLARFIPKIMLAITVTACDEVYRKIACWLNDMENYRLQSAYEKNLIIKMVLFQFVNSYLSLFYIGFYLKDMERLKEMLLVLSLLRSLQRQVRVNVLPSLFVKVQTLVASVPWFSRALLRSKMLATLLIMRQFLQNVKEVLQPYLYERHKLGELTLRAVWELLLSVLLKYARLAAGKAQSSPTDLTMPGPGLRGTKPGVGQSERREKKCLNGGCGVPDEEEGVERDEADSGRFSEGETEEESLIDCGLKLRKVSFIEKVDRRPACSGPPMDNSFLEEGSPTMVEKGMDPASVFEMCDDDDDNGIHDVKESGGGGTGAAEGINAPAGAAAAAGATPLPAGSESSTSLRQRRRGRSAERPEPKMKRESWMDPPEERASTTLTQAEMESCMQTYADTFQDYQEMFVQFGYVVLFSSAFPLAAMCALINNIIEIRSDAFKLCTGLQRPFGVRVESIGQWQTAMEAMGLIAIIVNCYLIGQCGQLQRLFPWLSPEMAIISIVILEHFAILLKYVIHVAIPDIPTWVREEMAKLDYQRREAFKKHERQAQQHYQQLQRRKREEEERQRQAEHMARRERERDDSKGETSGDHHHDKSHNNKSRPGGGPGGGGGGGGGGVSDKPKRPSSLLANNNVMKLKQIIPLQSKFSSGGARSPQSPTGSEPKLPGFLSFKFLKSPENKKEGAAASGATTTATNASVTASSSSSSSSGSSSQERSQSPSKAFNPGKLFNFGKSEGGTCVNGPPLPRSGEGSSSQTSDRQPSRSDLNGIPDEIPSPGGEGSENGHSTDLNLNGSKV from the exons TTTGTTGCGAGGTGCTGAGGAGATGGGACTGAGGAAAGCGGTGAAGCCCGAGTTCGGAGGGGGAACAAGAAGCTTCTCCTGTGAGGAGGACTACATCTACGAGAACATTGAGAGCGAATTGTGCTTCTTCACGTCACAG GAGAGACAGAGCATCATTAAATACTGGCTGGACAATCTACGTGCCAAACATGGGGAGGTGCTTCATAATATCTACTTTCTTGAGGGCCAGGCAATCA TCCCGGAGCTGAGTGCGCGAGGTGTGATCCAGCAGGTGTTTCCTCTGCATGAGCAGAGGATCCTCAGTCAGCTCATGAAGTCGTGGGTTCAGGCTGTTTGTGAGAAACAGCCTTTAG ATGATATCTGTGACTACTTTGGGGTGAAAATCGCCATGTATTTTGCCTGGCTGGGATTTTACACCACTTCTATGTTATATCCTGCTGTGATCGGCTTTGTGCTTTGGATGCTCACTGAGTCAGATCAG ACAAGCCGTGACATCTGCTGTGTGGTGTTTGCCCTGTTCAACGTGGTGTGGGCCACTCTGTTCCTGGAGCGGTGGAAGAGGAGGGGGGCTGAGCTGGCGTACAAGTGGGGAACACTGGATACTCCTGCTGAGTCCCTGGAGGAACCACGGCCTCAGTTTCGG GGAATCAAGCGCTGCAGTCCCATAACAGGATGTGAGGAGTTCTATTATCCTCCGTGGCGAAGGCGTGTATTCAGGTGGCTGGTCAGCCTGCCCATCTGTATCCTCTGCCTTTGCTTTGTCTTCCTGGTCATGCTCATCTGCTTTGAGCTGCAG GAGTTTGTTATGGGGATCAAGGAAATGCCTCGGCTGGCTCGCTTCATCCCCAAAATCATGCTAGCTATCACTGTGACTGCATGTGACGAGGTGTACAGGAAAATTGCCTGCTGGCTCAACGACATGG aaaactATAGACTCCAGAGTGCCTATGAGAAAAATCTCATCATCAAAATGGTTCTT TTTCAGTTTGTAAATTCTTATCTCAGCCTTTTTTACATTGGATTCTACCTCAAAGACATGGAGCGCCTGAAAGAG ATGCTGCTGGTGTTGTCTCTGTTAAGGAGTCTGCAACGGCAGGTCCGGGTCAATGTGCTGCCTTCCCTCTTCGTCAAGGTCCAGACGCTTGTGGCCTCTGTTCCCTGGTTCTCCAGGGCTTTGCTCAGGTCCAAA aTGCTGGCCACTCTGCTCATTATGCGCCAGTTCCTTCAAAATGTGAAGGAGGTGCTGCAGCCTTACTTGTATGAGCGCCACAAGCTGGGAGAGCTTACACTGCGAGCTGTGTGGGAACTGTTGCTCTCAGTGCTGCTGAAATATGCCCGTCTGGCAGCTGGAAAAGCCCAGTCCTCTCCCACTGACCTGACCATGCCAGGGCCTGGACTGAGGGGCACCAAGCCTGGGGTGGGGCAGTCGGAGAGAAG GGAAAAGAAGTGTCTGAATGGGGGATGTGGGGTTCCTGATGAAGAGGAGGGAGTAGAGAGGGACGAGGCTGACAGTGGGAGGTTCAGTGAAGGAGAGACGGAGGAGGAAAGTCTGATCGACTGCGGTTTGAAGCTGAGGAAAGTCAGCTTCATTGAGAAG GTGGACAGGAGGCCGGCCTGCAGTGGCCCCCCTATGGATAACAGTTTCCTAGAGGAGGGGAGTCCTACTATGGTGGAAAAAGGAATGGACCCGGcctctgtgtttgaaatgtgtgaCGACGACGATGATAATGGTATCCATGATGTGAAGGAGTCAGGCGGGGGAGGGACGGGTGCGGCTGAGGGAATTAATGCtcctgctggtgctgctgctgcagctggtgcTACGCCACTGCCTGCTGGTTCTGAGAGCAGCACGTCACTGCGACAGAGGAGAAGAGGCAGGAGCGCAGAGAGACCAGAGCCTAAAATGAAAAGGGAATCATGGATGGATCCACCTGAAGAGAGAGCGAGCACCACGCTCACTCAGGCTGAGATGGAGAGCTGCATGCAGACTTATGCT GACACCTTTCAGGACTACCAAGAGATGTTTGTCCAGTTTGGCTATGTGgtcctcttctcctctgcctTTCCGCTGGCGGCCATGTGCGCTCTCATTAACAACATCATTGAGATTCGCAGTGATGCCTTCAAGCTCTGCACGGGTCTGCAGAGACCATTTGGGGTCAGAGTGGAGAGCATCGGCCAGTGGCAG ACTGCAATGGAAGCCATGGGTCTGATTGCTATTATAGTGAACTGTTACCTGATTGGTCAGTGCGGTCAGCTGCAGCGTCTATTCCCATGGCTCAGTCCGGAGATGGCCATCATCTCTATTGTCATCCTTGAG CACTTTGCCATTCTCTTGAAGTACGTCATCCACGTGGCCATTCCTGACATTCCCACATGGGTCCGAGAGGAAATGGCTAAACTGGATTATCAACGCAGGGAGGCCTTTAAG aAGCATGAGCGGCAGGCGCAGCAGCATTACCAGCAgctgcagaggaggaagagggaggaggaggagaggcagaGGCAAGCAGAGCATATGGCTCgcagagaaagggaaagagatgACAGCAAGGGCGAAACCTCGGGAGACCACCATCATGACAAAAGTCACAACAACAAATCACGCCCTGGGGGTGgaccaggaggaggaggaggaggaggagggggtggggtaTCGGACAAACCCAAGAGGCCCAGCTCTCTGCTGGCCAACAACAATGTGATGAAGCTGAAACAAATCATCCCGCTGCAGAGTAAGTTCTCCTCGGGTGGTGCCCGCTCCCCTCAGTCACCCACCGGCAGTGAACCAAAGCTGCCTGGGTTCCTGAGCTTTAAATTTCTCAAGTCACCCGAAAATAAGAAGGAAGGTGCTGCGGCATCTGGGGCTACCACCACAGCCACGAATGCCTCAGTGACagcgtcatcatcatcatcttcatcatcaggTAGCAGCTCTCAGGAGCGTTCTCAGTCACCCAGCAAAGCCTTTAACCCTGGGAAACTGTTTAACTTTGGCAAATCTGAAGGAGGGACGTGTGTGAATGGGCCCCCGCTGCCCAGATCCGGGGAAGGATCATCATCACAGACATCAGACAGACAGCCATCCAGGTCTGACTTAAATGGCATTCCGGATGAGATCCCCTCACCTGGAGGAGAAGGGTCTGAGAACGGGCATTCAACAGACTTGAACCTAAATGGCTCTAAAGTCTAG